A region from the Inhella inkyongensis genome encodes:
- a CDS encoding GGDEF domain-containing protein, with product MPHPLVDRLAQVSSVRDLEQLDMALVRLLHDTLAPLRVQVLVSVREGDAHHWLLRAHQEQGAAEPSAGPAHTDVSLLPRFEEQGLAARCARSQLWQQERSDGQWHSVFPLFADPDSLGVLQLATRRPLSERRQRMLFSLLRFYANFRSLVTENERDMLTGLLNRKTFDETFARVAMATTFVPQEQRAQGNPGEPADDRRAAHAQAPCWLVVADIDHFKRVNDQFGHLIGDEVLLLTARLMHSSFRYSDRVFRFGGEEFVLMLRNADAAGAQRALEKFRQRIAAHAFPQIGAVTISLGCTRIDPDDTPDSAFERADKAVYAAKADGRNRVYCFEDLVLRGRLEAQEKAGSVDFF from the coding sequence ATGCCCCACCCGCTCGTCGATCGCCTCGCCCAAGTCAGCTCGGTGCGCGACCTGGAGCAACTGGACATGGCCCTGGTGCGCCTGCTGCACGACACCCTGGCCCCGCTGCGTGTCCAGGTGCTGGTGAGCGTGCGCGAGGGAGACGCCCACCACTGGCTGCTGCGCGCGCACCAGGAGCAAGGTGCCGCAGAGCCGTCCGCCGGCCCGGCTCACACCGATGTCAGCCTGCTGCCGCGCTTTGAAGAGCAGGGTTTGGCCGCCCGCTGCGCGCGCTCCCAACTCTGGCAACAGGAGCGCAGCGACGGCCAGTGGCACAGCGTGTTCCCGCTCTTCGCGGATCCCGACAGCCTGGGCGTGCTGCAGCTCGCCACCCGGCGCCCCTTGAGCGAGCGGCGCCAGCGCATGCTCTTCAGCCTGCTGCGCTTCTATGCCAACTTCCGCAGCCTGGTGACCGAGAACGAGCGCGACATGCTCACCGGGCTGCTCAATCGCAAGACCTTTGACGAGACTTTTGCCCGCGTGGCCATGGCCACGACCTTTGTGCCACAGGAACAGCGCGCACAGGGAAACCCGGGCGAGCCCGCCGACGACCGCCGCGCCGCTCACGCCCAGGCCCCCTGCTGGCTGGTGGTGGCCGATATCGATCACTTCAAGCGTGTCAACGACCAGTTCGGCCATCTGATTGGCGACGAAGTGTTGTTGCTCACCGCCCGCCTGATGCACTCGTCGTTTCGCTACAGCGACCGGGTGTTTCGCTTCGGCGGCGAAGAATTCGTGCTGATGCTGCGCAATGCCGACGCCGCAGGCGCCCAGCGCGCCCTGGAGAAGTTTCGCCAACGCATTGCCGCCCACGCCTTTCCGCAAATCGGGGCGGTCACCATCAGCCTGGGCTGCACCCGCATCGACCCCGACGACACCCCCGACTCGGCGTTTGAGCGCGCCGACAAGGCGGTCTATGCCGCCAAGGCCGACGGCCGCAACCGCGTCTACTGCTTTGAGGACTTGGTGCTCCGCGGCCGGCTGGAAGCGCAGGAAAAAGCAGGCTCGGTGGACTTCTTCTGA
- the pgeF gene encoding peptidoglycan editing factor PgeF gives MPSEALTEALLTTVDLGAGVCAAYSGRAGGVSHGGYASLNLGTHVGDAPEAVQVNRARVAQALGAVPVYLRQVHGTVCVAAQVNAQEEVEADALWTAQPGLPLAIQVADCLPVLFVVRDAAGQALAVAAVHAGWRGLAAGVLEATLAALPQGSVQAWLGPCIGLQAFEVGEEVLRGFGRSPADPGPHFVWAPRPDGSARWRADLQGLARLRLQAAGVHGIQVEPACTFSEPSRFFSFRRDGAISGRQAVFIQLA, from the coding sequence ATGCCGAGTGAAGCGCTCACTGAGGCCTTGCTGACGACCGTGGACCTGGGCGCTGGGGTGTGTGCGGCCTACAGCGGCCGCGCCGGCGGGGTCAGCCATGGGGGCTACGCCAGCCTGAACTTGGGCACCCATGTGGGCGATGCGCCGGAGGCGGTGCAGGTCAACCGGGCCCGTGTGGCCCAGGCCTTGGGCGCGGTACCGGTCTATTTGCGGCAGGTGCACGGCACGGTTTGCGTGGCGGCACAGGTCAACGCGCAAGAAGAGGTCGAGGCCGATGCTCTCTGGACCGCCCAGCCCGGCCTGCCCCTGGCCATCCAGGTGGCCGATTGCCTGCCGGTGTTGTTCGTGGTGCGAGACGCCGCAGGCCAGGCCCTGGCCGTGGCGGCCGTCCATGCGGGCTGGCGCGGCCTGGCGGCGGGCGTGTTGGAGGCCACCCTTGCGGCCCTGCCGCAGGGGAGCGTGCAAGCCTGGCTCGGGCCCTGCATCGGGCTGCAGGCCTTTGAGGTCGGTGAGGAGGTCTTGCGTGGTTTCGGCCGCAGCCCGGCCGACCCCGGCCCGCACTTCGTCTGGGCGCCGCGCCCCGACGGCAGTGCGCGCTGGCGCGCGGACTTGCAGGGCTTGGCGCGCCTGCGGCTGCAGGCGGCTGGGGTGCATGGCATTCAGGTTGAGCCGGCCTGTACCTTCAGCGAGCCCTCAAGGTTCTTTTCGTTCCGGCGCGACGGCGCTATCAGTGGGCGGCAGGCCGTCTTCATCCAATTGGCGTAG
- the ppk2 gene encoding polyphosphate kinase 2, with amino-acid sequence MGKKEGKKEGKKESKKGKDDGRMGKGEYLEKLAPLQLELNRMARWVQHEGRRVLVLIEGRDTAGKGGAISAISDTLNPRQCHVVALGKPSERERSQWYFQRYVPHLPAAGEIVLMDRSWYNRAGVEPVMGFCTAEQTQAFLDQAPRFEQLLVDDGILLFKYWLCVDQAQQEQRFAERLADPMKRWKLSPIDLQSREKYADYTQARERMLKATHSTHAPWTLVDFNDQRRGRLRLIEHLLAQLPDTAVPDAAIEFPPLAQEPLKEQYRGKLRPI; translated from the coding sequence ATGGGAAAGAAAGAGGGTAAGAAGGAGGGCAAGAAAGAGAGCAAGAAGGGCAAGGATGACGGGCGCATGGGCAAGGGCGAGTACCTCGAAAAGCTCGCGCCCCTGCAACTGGAGCTCAACCGCATGGCGCGCTGGGTGCAGCACGAGGGGCGCCGGGTGCTGGTGCTGATCGAGGGCCGCGACACGGCGGGCAAGGGGGGCGCCATCTCCGCCATCTCGGACACGCTCAACCCGCGCCAATGCCATGTGGTGGCCCTGGGAAAACCCAGCGAACGTGAGCGCAGCCAGTGGTACTTCCAGCGCTATGTGCCGCACCTGCCGGCGGCCGGTGAGATCGTGTTGATGGACCGCAGTTGGTACAACCGCGCGGGGGTCGAGCCCGTGATGGGCTTTTGCACCGCTGAGCAGACCCAGGCCTTTCTCGATCAGGCGCCACGCTTCGAGCAACTGCTGGTGGACGACGGCATCCTGCTCTTCAAGTACTGGCTCTGTGTGGACCAGGCGCAGCAGGAGCAGCGCTTTGCCGAACGTCTGGCCGACCCGATGAAGCGCTGGAAGCTCAGCCCCATCGACCTGCAGTCGCGCGAGAAGTACGCCGACTACACCCAGGCACGCGAGCGCATGCTCAAGGCCACCCACAGCACCCATGCGCCCTGGACCCTGGTGGACTTCAATGACCAGCGCCGCGGCCGCCTGCGGCTGATCGAGCACCTATTGGCCCAACTGCCCGACACCGCCGTGCCCGATGCCGCCATCGAATTCCCGCCCCTGGCGCAGGAGCCGCTGAAGGAACAGTACCGGGGCAAGCTCAGGCCGATCTGA
- the maiA gene encoding maleylacetoacetate isomerase, with translation MDLQLYSYFRSSASWRVRIALALKNLPHAYHGVHLVKGEQKGHASLGAAHLLPALWVDGQRLTQSLAILEFLEEAQPQPPLLPSDPHARAYARSLALDIACEIHPLNNLRVLGHLKTVLGVEEAARTEWMRHWMVEGLAVVDARLKAEGRMGRYCLGDTPGYADCVLVPQVFNARRFGAPIDHLDAVLAINEACLALPAFADTHPSRVPDAE, from the coding sequence ATGGACCTTCAGCTCTACTCTTACTTCCGCTCCTCGGCCAGTTGGCGCGTGCGCATCGCGCTGGCCCTCAAGAACCTGCCCCATGCTTATCACGGCGTTCATCTCGTCAAGGGCGAGCAAAAGGGGCATGCCAGCCTGGGCGCCGCCCACCTGCTGCCCGCGCTGTGGGTCGATGGGCAGCGCCTGACCCAGTCCTTGGCCATTCTGGAATTCCTGGAAGAGGCCCAGCCCCAGCCGCCGCTGCTGCCTAGCGATCCCCACGCGCGCGCCTACGCCCGTTCGCTGGCGCTGGACATCGCCTGCGAGATCCATCCGCTGAACAACCTGCGCGTGCTCGGCCACTTGAAGACCGTGCTGGGTGTGGAGGAGGCTGCCCGTACCGAATGGATGCGGCATTGGATGGTCGAGGGCCTGGCCGTCGTTGACGCACGCCTCAAGGCCGAGGGGCGGATGGGCCGTTATTGCCTGGGCGATACGCCGGGCTACGCCGATTGCGTGCTGGTGCCGCAGGTCTTCAATGCGCGGCGCTTTGGCGCGCCGATTGATCACTTGGACGCCGTGCTGGCCATCAACGAGGCTTGCCTGGCCTTGCCCGCCTTTGCCGACACCCACCCCAGCCGCGTACCCGATGCCGAGTGA
- a CDS encoding NUDIX hydrolase, with product MFTTRRYQHCAACGERVEYRMPSDDNRERAVCTVCQQIHYENPTNVVGTLPLADDGRVLLCRRAIEPRRGFWTLPAGFMELGETVAEGALRETQEEAGARVELQGLLSMINVVRAGQVHLFYRARLLDLDFAPGPESLEVALFHFSEIPWDDLAFKTVRATLEHQRAGRPELLITDV from the coding sequence ATGTTCACGACACGCCGCTACCAGCACTGTGCCGCCTGCGGCGAGCGGGTCGAATACCGCATGCCCAGCGACGACAACCGCGAGCGCGCGGTCTGCACGGTCTGCCAGCAGATCCACTACGAGAACCCGACCAATGTGGTGGGCACTCTGCCCCTGGCCGATGACGGCCGCGTGCTGCTGTGCCGCCGCGCCATCGAGCCCCGCCGGGGCTTTTGGACCCTGCCGGCCGGCTTCATGGAATTGGGCGAGACCGTGGCCGAGGGCGCGCTGCGCGAGACCCAGGAAGAAGCCGGTGCGCGCGTTGAGCTGCAGGGCCTGCTGAGCATGATCAATGTCGTGCGGGCGGGCCAGGTGCATTTGTTCTACCGCGCCCGCCTGCTGGACCTGGACTTCGCCCCGGGACCGGAATCCCTGGAAGTGGCGCTGTTCCACTTCAGCGAAATTCCCTGGGACGATCTGGCCTTCAAGACCGTGCGCGCCACGCTGGAGCACCAGCGGGCCGGACGCCCCGAGTTGCTGATCACCGACGTCTGA